The following coding sequences are from one Geothrix sp. window:
- a CDS encoding flagellar export chaperone FliS produces MTLIPNSPGAPVQCEPPAVPEHMVVLLLEGGQRVLVKLEEAIASDDPRLKAHFTKKMLAILDELRRRLNHDQGGDLVDNLDRLYDWWHREILLARSNGDVERLKRVHAQMGDMRQAWEYVLFQGEGMSESPEL; encoded by the coding sequence ATGACCCTCATTCCCAATTCCCCAGGCGCCCCAGTTCAGTGCGAGCCGCCGGCCGTCCCAGAGCACATGGTGGTGTTGCTCCTGGAGGGAGGACAGCGCGTCCTGGTGAAACTCGAGGAGGCCATCGCTTCCGACGATCCGAGGCTGAAGGCCCACTTCACCAAGAAGATGCTCGCGATCCTCGACGAACTCCGCCGGCGGCTGAATCATGACCAGGGCGGGGACCTGGTGGACAACCTCGACCGCCTCTACGACTGGTGGCACCGGGAGATCCTCTTGGCCCGGAGCAATGGGGATGTCGAACGGCTGAAGCGCGTCCATGCCCAGATGGGTGACATGCGCCAAGCCTGGGAATACGTGCTGTTCCAAGGTGAGGGGATGTCCGAGAGCCCCGAGCTCTAG
- a CDS encoding FkbM family methyltransferase — protein MLSDLLKKAGGDLELTMLELGALPIDSKSEPFHALLDQWAKSKVVAFEPDAELCSELNRKAPRGVRYYPTAVAKRRETRPFYETVHSMCGSLFPPDERYADLFHNLDVMRLKKTSSIDTVPLDEFVEEQAIGCVDFIKMDIQGAELEALQGAAAVLQDVLFIVCEVEFVPLYLGQPLFGDVDAFLRSRGFTFHKFIGGAGRTVKPLVFNNDTNHLNQQMWADAIFIRDLFHLDALTSDQLQKMAIFLALYGSPDVALFLLNEHDRRTGTKLGEPYLQALTRPALHGEAVQGPPKVIHTMVDGVKIVVPDSLDLITTYVLSEQQDWFEDDIKFLRRLLQPGQRVIDIGANYGTYTLSMAKTVGPTGCVWAFEPASTTAGFLAESMAVNHVSNVVLERSALSKARGTACLSLNANSELNALTQDPQHAGATEVVKLVTLDDCMNENDWLNIEFIKIDAEGEESNILEGGKHFFDRLSPLIQYEIRAGDTVHMELIHHFTALGYDSYRLVPGLNVLVPIDAESMEDGYLLNLYCCKQDRARSLAGQGFLVPAAAFGGPAPSGAGSEEAVGRTASGRTHDWRSSLAVLPYGAQLLESWKATAAAGNSVEVEAALAQYAVCQDPSLPLTERVSSLEKSFRALRALCERDPSNMRLASLARVARDFGYRACAVQALQQLLDRIVHRNRLELDEPFLAPGGRFDLLATGPSVDNWMLAAILEEIERLGSYSSYYTGTTALPRLEKIRALGFGSAEMGRRLSLVQQRFGLPGSPSEPPAKTSPIRPFPPSVDLRETRYGRMLVPVGGQPGAPSMAGTGELSQEEFQLFSQFVGIGSIVLDVGASVGTRTVPLAQLAGSGGVVVAFEPQPVLYKNLCANLVLNSIPNAVTYAMALGPCTGECQLRALGDSQSGDLDGRTGDDAEEGEVVPLGRLDDFQLDRVDFIRLDVGGDEAAVLEGAAETIKRCRPIMYIKNDHAEKSADLIQRLFEMDYRLWWHAPPQSAVGSPSPRACSISMLAIHRDMRPITGLKPITTASDAWL, from the coding sequence ATGCTCTCCGATCTACTCAAGAAGGCAGGAGGGGACCTTGAGCTCACCATGCTGGAACTTGGGGCTTTACCGATCGACTCCAAGAGCGAGCCGTTTCACGCTCTGCTCGATCAGTGGGCGAAGTCGAAGGTGGTCGCCTTTGAACCCGATGCTGAACTCTGCAGCGAACTGAACCGCAAGGCGCCTCGAGGCGTCCGCTACTATCCCACCGCCGTGGCAAAACGCAGGGAAACGCGCCCTTTCTACGAAACCGTCCACTCGATGTGCGGCTCGTTGTTCCCCCCCGATGAGCGATATGCCGATCTGTTTCATAACCTTGACGTCATGCGGCTGAAGAAGACCAGCTCGATCGATACGGTGCCGCTCGATGAATTTGTGGAAGAGCAGGCCATCGGCTGCGTGGACTTCATCAAGATGGACATCCAAGGAGCCGAGTTGGAGGCCCTGCAGGGCGCGGCCGCGGTTCTGCAGGATGTCCTGTTCATTGTTTGCGAAGTCGAATTTGTTCCGCTGTACCTGGGACAGCCCCTCTTCGGCGACGTAGATGCATTCCTCCGCAGCCGGGGCTTCACCTTCCACAAGTTCATCGGCGGGGCCGGGCGCACGGTCAAGCCATTGGTGTTCAATAACGACACCAACCATTTGAACCAGCAGATGTGGGCGGACGCCATTTTCATCCGCGATCTTTTCCATCTCGACGCCCTAACTTCCGATCAGTTGCAGAAAATGGCAATCTTCCTCGCCCTGTACGGAAGCCCCGATGTGGCGCTCTTCCTCTTGAATGAGCACGACAGGCGCACCGGTACCAAACTCGGTGAGCCTTACCTCCAGGCGCTGACTCGGCCGGCACTGCATGGGGAAGCCGTGCAAGGGCCGCCCAAGGTCATCCACACCATGGTTGATGGCGTGAAAATCGTGGTGCCAGATTCGCTGGATTTAATCACGACCTATGTGCTCTCAGAGCAGCAGGACTGGTTCGAGGACGACATCAAATTCCTCCGCAGGTTGCTGCAACCAGGCCAGAGGGTGATTGACATTGGCGCAAACTACGGGACCTACACCCTGTCCATGGCCAAGACCGTCGGTCCAACCGGTTGCGTATGGGCCTTCGAACCCGCCTCGACCACCGCGGGGTTTCTTGCCGAATCGATGGCCGTCAACCACGTTTCAAATGTCGTCCTCGAGCGCAGCGCTCTCTCCAAAGCTCGTGGGACCGCCTGCTTAAGCCTGAATGCCAATTCGGAGCTCAATGCCCTTACGCAGGATCCCCAACATGCCGGGGCCACTGAGGTCGTGAAGCTTGTCACGCTTGATGATTGCATGAACGAAAATGATTGGTTAAACATTGAGTTCATTAAGATTGATGCAGAGGGTGAAGAGTCCAATATTTTGGAGGGTGGCAAGCATTTCTTCGATCGGCTCTCACCCTTGATTCAGTATGAAATACGAGCTGGTGACACAGTACACATGGAGTTGATCCATCACTTCACCGCGCTCGGATATGACTCATATCGCCTGGTCCCCGGGCTCAATGTGCTTGTCCCCATCGATGCCGAATCCATGGAGGATGGGTACCTTTTGAATCTGTACTGCTGCAAGCAGGATCGTGCGCGATCCCTCGCTGGGCAGGGGTTCCTCGTACCCGCAGCCGCCTTTGGAGGCCCGGCCCCCTCCGGCGCTGGTTCAGAAGAAGCTGTCGGAAGGACGGCCTCCGGGAGGACCCATGATTGGCGGTCCAGCCTTGCTGTCCTCCCCTATGGAGCCCAACTGCTTGAATCTTGGAAAGCGACGGCGGCAGCTGGAAATAGCGTCGAGGTGGAGGCGGCCCTCGCTCAGTATGCTGTGTGCCAAGATCCGTCTCTTCCTTTGACCGAGCGCGTGTCGTCGCTGGAAAAGAGCTTTCGCGCGTTGCGCGCCCTGTGCGAGCGCGACCCCTCCAACATGCGGCTCGCCAGCCTCGCGCGCGTCGCCCGGGATTTCGGGTACAGGGCCTGTGCCGTGCAGGCACTCCAGCAGCTGCTCGACCGCATCGTCCATCGCAATCGCCTGGAACTGGACGAACCCTTCCTGGCTCCAGGAGGACGGTTTGACCTCCTCGCCACCGGGCCCTCCGTCGACAATTGGATGCTGGCGGCCATTCTGGAGGAAATCGAACGCCTCGGGTCCTATTCGTCCTACTACACCGGAACCACGGCTCTGCCGCGCCTGGAGAAGATCCGGGCTTTGGGCTTTGGAAGTGCCGAGATGGGGCGGAGATTGTCGCTCGTCCAGCAGCGTTTCGGCCTGCCGGGGAGCCCATCCGAACCCCCTGCGAAAACCTCCCCCATCCGGCCATTCCCGCCCTCCGTCGACCTTCGGGAGACCCGATACGGCCGGATGCTCGTTCCGGTGGGGGGCCAACCCGGGGCGCCTTCCATGGCCGGAACGGGGGAATTGAGCCAGGAGGAATTTCAGCTGTTCAGCCAATTCGTCGGCATCGGGAGCATCGTCCTCGATGTGGGGGCAAGTGTCGGTACCCGCACGGTGCCCCTGGCCCAGCTCGCGGGTTCCGGCGGGGTCGTGGTCGCGTTCGAGCCTCAGCCGGTTCTGTACAAAAACCTCTGTGCGAACCTCGTGCTCAACAGCATTCCCAACGCCGTCACCTATGCCATGGCTCTGGGTCCCTGCACTGGCGAATGCCAGCTCCGCGCCTTGGGTGACTCCCAATCCGGCGATCTGGACGGGAGAACCGGGGATGACGCCGAGGAGGGCGAGGTGGTCCCCCTGGGCAGACTGGACGATTTCCAGCTGGACCGGGTGGATTTCATCAGGCTCGACGTGGGGGGGGACGAAGCCGCCGTCCTGGAAGGAGCCGCCGAGACCATCAAGCGCTGTCGGCCGATCATGTACATCAAGAACGACCATGCGGAGAAATCCGCTGATTTGATCC
- a CDS encoding O-linked N-acetylglucosamine transferase, SPINDLY family protein produces the protein MDQHNGRAAKAESLVESGRWSEAVEAYAEVVAAGESDFQIHFNFGTALMHCSRFEKGRDQFSSALRYRPDSIAALTNLAGAQVNLGNTCAAADTFRRIVTRQPDFHTAWVNLGVALADQGLISEGIEALQRGFDLAPDDSAARNNLLLHLNYACTDGLGLAEVHQMLCAPIASAARKPLQDTAGRRICIGYVSNDFRGHSVAFFLLGILGTHDRGAFEVFCYSLTHAPDRMTENFVRLAEHFVDLSTCSDAEAAGRIEADQIDILVDLGGHTSGSRIGIFAFRPAPIQATYLGYPATTGCPFIDFRMVDAHTDPEGSEAFATEELIRLPAPFLCYTPNAASPDIAPLPALANGFITFGSFNQSAKISDETLDLWSGVLAAVPDSRMFIKARAFSDTQVCDRFRGRFAERGIDASRISFSGLLANPREHLAAYGKVDIALDTFPYNGTTTTCEALWMGVPVISLVGGLHAARVGYTILTAVGLAGLATTSADEFVSLAAAFSEDRGQLAELRGHLRMVVANSPLCDRARFTKGLEDAYRKMVDS, from the coding sequence ATGGATCAGCACAATGGACGAGCCGCGAAGGCGGAGTCACTGGTGGAATCCGGGCGATGGAGCGAGGCGGTCGAAGCCTATGCGGAGGTGGTGGCTGCCGGGGAGTCAGATTTCCAGATCCACTTCAATTTCGGGACGGCCCTCATGCACTGTTCCCGGTTTGAAAAGGGGCGAGACCAGTTCTCATCGGCCCTGCGATACCGTCCGGATTCCATCGCGGCCCTCACCAACCTCGCAGGGGCGCAGGTCAATCTGGGCAATACCTGCGCCGCGGCGGATACCTTCCGCCGCATCGTCACCAGGCAGCCTGATTTCCACACGGCATGGGTCAATCTTGGCGTGGCCCTTGCGGATCAAGGACTGATCAGCGAGGGGATCGAGGCCTTGCAACGAGGTTTCGACCTCGCGCCCGATGACTCGGCAGCCAGGAACAACCTGCTGCTCCACCTGAACTACGCCTGCACCGATGGCCTGGGCCTTGCCGAAGTCCATCAAATGCTGTGCGCCCCCATCGCCTCGGCTGCCCGGAAGCCCCTGCAGGACACTGCCGGGCGGCGGATCTGCATCGGCTACGTTTCGAACGATTTCAGAGGGCATTCGGTGGCCTTCTTCCTGCTGGGGATCCTTGGCACGCACGACCGCGGGGCATTCGAAGTGTTCTGCTATTCCTTGACACATGCCCCTGATCGGATGACCGAGAACTTCGTCCGATTGGCGGAGCACTTCGTGGATCTCTCGACCTGCTCTGATGCCGAGGCCGCCGGGCGCATCGAGGCGGACCAGATCGACATCCTGGTCGACCTCGGAGGACATACCTCCGGAAGTCGCATCGGCATCTTCGCCTTCCGTCCGGCCCCCATCCAAGCCACTTATCTGGGATATCCGGCCACCACGGGTTGTCCCTTCATCGATTTTCGAATGGTCGATGCCCACACCGACCCGGAAGGCAGCGAAGCTTTCGCAACCGAGGAGCTCATCCGGCTTCCCGCCCCCTTCCTCTGCTACACACCCAACGCCGCCTCTCCCGACATCGCTCCGTTGCCGGCTTTGGCAAACGGGTTCATCACATTTGGCTCGTTCAACCAGTCTGCAAAGATCTCGGATGAAACCCTTGACCTCTGGTCCGGCGTCCTCGCCGCTGTGCCTGATTCCCGGATGTTCATCAAGGCCCGCGCGTTTTCCGACACACAAGTCTGTGACCGCTTCCGCGGGCGATTTGCCGAGCGGGGCATCGATGCCTCGCGCATCTCGTTTTCGGGTCTTCTGGCAAACCCCCGGGAGCACCTTGCCGCCTACGGCAAGGTCGACATCGCCCTCGACACCTTCCCCTACAACGGCACCACGACCACGTGCGAGGCCCTGTGGATGGGGGTTCCGGTCATTTCCCTGGTCGGGGGCCTTCACGCCGCCCGGGTCGGATACACCATCTTGACGGCCGTGGGGCTTGCGGGTCTGGCAACCACCTCCGCCGACGAATTCGTCTCGCTCGCGGCGGCCTTTTCAGAGGACCGGGGGCAACTCGCCGAGCTGCGCGGACATCTCAGGATGGTTGTCGCAAACTCGCCTCTGTGCGATCGAGCTCGGTTCACGAAGGGGTTGGAGGACGCCTATCGGAAGATGGTGGATTCTTGA